TTCGTGTTCGACCAGGTCTGATAGGTCGAGGAGAAGGTCTCAGCGTTCGGGAGATTGGTTTTCAGATCCGCATAGCTCTTAAAGCGCTGCTTCAGCAGGTCATCGGCATTGCTCATCGAGAACGAGATACTCTGACTCTGATTGACGATGCTGCGAAGCTGAGTGAGATCGCCCTCGACCTCGCCCCAGACATGGCTCGGCAACTGCGCGGTGTTCTGCAGCATGTTCTGATAGATGTTGAGCTGGTTCTGGATCTGCTGGGCAAGCTGCGTGATCTGGGTGATCTGATTTTGGATTTGCGTGCCGGACTGACCAACCAATGAGATGAGCTCGCCATTGTTGAGGAGCTGCGTCATTTCGGTAGCACCGGTGACAGCGCCGCCGGCAAAGGCTTGATGCGGCAAGGCCGCCAAGCCGAGAGCCGAGACAAACGATAAGACGATTGAACGCTTCGTTCGATCTGAGACGAGATTATGCATCACGATTGATCCCCCTTTCGATGAGCCATTCCTGCGGCCAGTCTTTGCCTTGAGTGGTGCGTAGCGCCCTGATGCGGGCCAGATCCGTCTTGCCGGACGCGCCGACGAAGGACAGCGTGACCGGGCCGAGCGCCATGTCGAACAACCGCCGCCCATCCGGTGAGGTGACGTAATATTCGCGCTTGGGAATGGCGTTTGCGACGATCTCGATCTGCCGCTCGTTGAAACCGATCCGCTCGTAGAACTCCCGAGTGCCGCTCTCGCGGGCGGCCCCGTTTGGCAGGCAGACCTTCGTCGGGCAGCTTTCCTTCAGGACGTCGATGATCCCGGAGCGCTCAGCGTCCGAAATCGACTGGGTCGCGAGGATCACGGCACAGTTGGCTTTGCGCAGCACCTTCAGCCATTCCCTGATTTTGTCCCTGAAGACCGGATGGCCGAGCATCAACCAGGCCTCATCGAGAATGATGAGACTCGGCCGACCGTCGAGACGCTTTTCGATGCGTCTAAACAGGTAGGTGAGGACAGGCACGAGATTGCGCTCGCCCATGTTCATGAGCTCCTCGATCTCGAAGCACTGGAAACGGCCGAGTGTCAGGCCATCGGCCTCCGCATCGAGGAGCTGTCCCATCGGCCCGTCGATAGTATAGTGATGAAGCGCATCCTTGATCTCGCGCATCTGGACGCCACTGACGAAGTCGGACAGAGAGCGGCCGGGTGCTAACGCCATCAGTCCGACCTGTCTGGAGATCGCATTGCGATGATCTGGCGTGATCGTCACCCCCTG
This portion of the Neorhizobium sp. NCHU2750 genome encodes:
- the trbJ gene encoding P-type conjugative transfer protein TrbJ encodes the protein MHNLVSDRTKRSIVLSFVSALGLAALPHQAFAGGAVTGATEMTQLLNNGELISLVGQSGTQIQNQITQITQLAQQIQNQLNIYQNMLQNTAQLPSHVWGEVEGDLTQLRSIVNQSQSISFSMSNADDLLKQRFKSYADLKTNLPNAETFSSTYQTWSNTNRDTIASTLKAASLTAEQFDSEEDTMSQLRSMSQSADGQMKALQVGHEIAAQQVAQMQKLRGIVSQQATLMGTWLQSEQSDKDLAQARREKFFNADVQTIPDGQKMEPKW